The nucleotide sequence AGTTATATACTTTTCAAGGTAGTTAAGATATAATTCAGTCATTCTTTTAGTCAATACTTAATTATTATACCATATTTTTTACCATATGTCTACTAGTTGTGTTAGTTAAGAACACATCAAAGAATAATACATAGTTTCCACGTCAAAATGCATAGTATAGAGATAGTGAATAAAACTACATGCATTATAAGAATACAGGGAATAATAAGTGCTAAAGCAAAGGTGAGAATTTCATCAACAGCTCTCACTGAATTGTGAAATCTCATATAATTCCTAAGGGTCAAGAATGGTTCTATTAAGTGAAATTCAAAGGCTCTTTTTAAGGAATTGAGGATAAATAGGTAAAGAAGGATCATGCGTACAAtcattgaaatatttaaaatatattagtaaACAGGCAATCAAATTTAAATTACAATTTCCCATATGTTTCTCATTACCATATTCTTAGGCTTTGAGCATAATTTGTGTCTCCTGATTTCTTTCCTTCAAAAAAGACCCACGTGGAGAGAAGGGATGGGTGTCTACAACCTAACAACTGTCACCGAGTTCATCCTCATGGGGCTATCTGATCTCCCTGAAGTGCGCTACTCTCTCTTTGTGGTCTTTGCTGCAATCTATCAGGTCACTTTGGTAGGAAATGGAGCCATTCTCCTTGCCATTGGAACTGAGACAAAGCTGCAGACACCTATGTATTATTTTTTGGCAAATCTGTCTCTGGTAGATATTTTCTGCCCCTCAGCCACTGTtcccaagatgctcaagaaccttttgactgaaaagaaaaatatttcttttgttgGATGtgttttgcagctgttttttctaGCAGCCTTGGTAGGGACAGAAGTCTTCCTTCTTGCTGTCATGGCTTATGACCGATATGTGGCCATATGTTTCCCCCTTCGTTATACCCTCATCATGACAAAGGGACGCTGTGTCCTGCTCACCGCTGGAACCTGGGTTGCAGGGTTTCTGAACTCCCTTCTGCACACCGTGTTCACATTCCGCCTGTCTTTCTGTAAATCTAATCATGTCAAccaatattattgtgacattcctCCAGTGGTGGCCCTCTCTTGCTCCTCCACATATGAGGCAGAAATGCTTTCCTTAGTGGTAGGAGGCATCTTGGGATTCAGTGCCTTCTTGATCACTGGTACCTCTTATGTTTACATTGTATCCACCATCCTGAAAATCCGGTCAGCAGAAGGGAAACGcaaagccttctccacctgtgctTCCCATCTCcttgtggtttgtttgttctaCAGTACAACAATATTTACCTACGTCCGCCCTTCTCCCAGTCACCACTCTCCAGCCAGAGACAGGCTCATCTCCATGCTGTATGGTATCTTAACCCCAATGTTAAACCCCCTCATCTACAGCCTGAGAAATACAGAAGTAAAAGGGGCTCTCAGAAGAGTTTTATGCCACCATACATGTTTACAGGAAGGATGATATTATTCAAT is from Tenrec ecaudatus isolate mTenEca1 chromosome 2, mTenEca1.hap1, whole genome shotgun sequence and encodes:
- the LOC142441251 gene encoding olfactory receptor 5V1-like; this encodes MGVYNLTTVTEFILMGLSDLPEVRYSLFVVFAAIYQVTLVGNGAILLAIGTETKLQTPMYYFLANLSLVDIFCPSATVPKMLKNLLTEKKNISFVGCVLQLFFLAALVGTEVFLLAVMAYDRYVAICFPLRYTLIMTKGRCVLLTAGTWVAGFLNSLLHTVFTFRLSFCKSNHVNQYYCDIPPVVALSCSSTYEAEMLSLVVGGILGFSAFLITGTSYVYIVSTILKIRSAEGKRKAFSTCASHLLVVCLFYSTTIFTYVRPSPSHHSPARDRLISMLYGILTPMLNPLIYSLRNTEVKGALRRVLCHHTCLQEG